The Nostoc sp. 'Lobaria pulmonaria (5183) cyanobiont' genome window below encodes:
- a CDS encoding AAA family ATPase, whose protein sequence is MTKLILLIGLPGSGKSTLAKQLLAECPQMALISTDAIRGQLFGSQAVQGPWLLIWREIERQFQQAISTTNIAIFDATNAQRRHRREVITFARNQGFNHIRGIWVDTPVWLCLARNKKRSRQVPEEIILRMHRQLRDAPPSQEEGLDSLSRLSEKSEYGNCYPLVSENHT, encoded by the coding sequence ATGACTAAACTCATCTTACTGATTGGTCTTCCAGGTAGCGGTAAGTCAACTTTGGCAAAACAATTACTGGCAGAATGCCCTCAAATGGCGCTAATTTCTACAGATGCCATTCGGGGGCAATTGTTCGGTTCCCAAGCCGTTCAAGGGCCGTGGCTACTGATTTGGCGCGAAATTGAGCGGCAATTTCAGCAAGCTATTTCCACAACTAATATAGCTATTTTTGATGCCACCAATGCCCAGCGTCGCCATCGTCGTGAAGTGATTACTTTCGCCCGTAACCAGGGCTTTAACCACATTAGGGGAATTTGGGTAGATACACCAGTTTGGCTGTGTTTGGCACGGAATAAAAAGCGATCGCGCCAAGTTCCTGAAGAAATTATTTTGCGGATGCACCGTCAACTCCGGGATGCTCCCCCAAGCCAGGAAGAAGGACTAGACAGCCTGAGCCGCTTATCAGAAAAATCGGAGTACGGGAATTGCTATCCCTTGGTGAGCGAGAACCACACTTGA
- a CDS encoding glucose-1-phosphate adenylyltransferase: MKKVLSIILGGGAGTRLYPLTKLRAKPAVPVAGKYRLIDIPVSNCINSEIFKIYVLTQFNSASLNRHIARTYNFTGFNEGFVEVLAAQQTPENPNWFQGTADAVRQYLWLMEEWDVEEYLILSGDHLYRMDYRQFIQRHRETGADITLSVIPIDERRASDFGLMKIDDSGRVIDFSEKPKGEALLQMQVDTSVLGLSKEQAQQQPYIASMGIYVFKKEVLFKLLREGIERTDFGKEIIPDASKDYNVQAYLFDDYWEDIGTIEAFYHANLALTQQPLPPFSFYDEEAPIYTRARYLPPSKLLDCQVTESIIGEGCILKNCRIQHSVLGVRSRIESGCVIEESLLMGADYYQAFVERQCNVEKGDIPVGIGTDSIIRGAIIDKNASIGHDVKIINKDNVQEADRESQGFYIRSGIVVVLKNAVIPDGTII; encoded by the coding sequence GTGAAAAAAGTATTATCAATCATTCTTGGTGGTGGCGCGGGTACTCGGCTTTACCCGCTAACAAAACTACGTGCTAAACCAGCAGTACCAGTAGCGGGGAAGTACCGCTTAATCGATATCCCTGTAAGTAACTGCATAAACTCCGAAATATTCAAAATCTATGTCCTGACACAATTCAACTCAGCTTCCCTGAATCGTCACATCGCCCGTACCTATAACTTTACTGGTTTCAATGAAGGGTTTGTAGAAGTGCTAGCCGCACAACAAACACCAGAAAACCCTAACTGGTTCCAAGGTACAGCAGATGCTGTACGTCAGTACTTGTGGTTAATGGAAGAATGGGATGTAGAAGAATATCTAATTCTCTCAGGCGATCACCTCTACCGCATGGATTATCGCCAGTTTATCCAGCGCCATAGGGAAACGGGAGCTGATATTACTCTCTCAGTCATCCCCATCGATGAGCGTCGCGCCTCAGATTTTGGCTTGATGAAAATTGACGATTCTGGTAGGGTAATCGATTTTAGCGAAAAACCCAAAGGTGAAGCGTTACTCCAAATGCAAGTTGATACAAGCGTACTGGGATTATCAAAAGAACAAGCCCAGCAACAGCCCTACATCGCTTCAATGGGGATTTATGTCTTTAAAAAAGAGGTTTTGTTCAAGTTGTTGAGAGAAGGTATAGAAAGGACTGATTTCGGCAAAGAAATTATTCCTGATGCCTCTAAAGATTACAACGTTCAAGCTTACCTTTTTGATGACTACTGGGAAGATATTGGAACAATCGAAGCATTTTACCATGCCAATTTAGCTCTAACTCAGCAGCCTCTGCCACCTTTTAGTTTCTACGATGAAGAAGCGCCAATTTATACCCGTGCCCGCTACTTACCTCCAAGTAAACTTTTAGATTGCCAGGTAACAGAATCAATTATCGGCGAAGGTTGTATTTTGAAAAATTGCCGCATTCAACATTCAGTGTTGGGAGTGCGATCGCGAATTGAATCTGGTTGTGTCATCGAAGAATCCCTACTTATGGGTGCAGATTATTATCAAGCTTTTGTAGAACGCCAATGTAACGTCGAAAAAGGTGACATCCCTGTAGGTATTGGTACTGACTCGATTATTCGCGGTGCGATCATTGATAAAAATGCCAGTATCGGTCACGATGTCAAAATTATCAATAAAGATAACGTGCAAGAAGCTGACCGCGAAAGTCAAGGTTTCTACATCCGTAGTGGCATCGTTGTCGTGCTAAAAAATGCTGTAATTCCTGATGGAACAATCATTTAG
- a CDS encoding nSTAND1 domain-containing NTPase: MARYALVIGIAEYLSPSLPRLSKTTNDAEAIAQLLEQYGDFQSVQRLPQRWNKDKNGYEMGAQKVTGAQLGQDLRTFLLEQATNNEALIYFSGHGFTISDNLGQQKGYLASSDCQIEFKDNENVEQKYGIPLNSLNDLIRDSQLSSLVMLLDCCHSGYFLERQLIERTLNAFSSQKDYYLITACRGFERAGVIKTEEYSIFTGAVVKGLAAENAGNSRRISGDRLFDFVSNELKGSVQEPIRMGWGRSITLVTYPQLDIPTGEKIAFNQENPYRGLYAFESEQAQYFCGRDEAVRTLISRLAESRFLAVIGYSGSGKSSLVKAGLLPQLKGDRLPGSSEWAIASFTPGEHPLGKLVNILARQLQQNQPHLLFIDQFEEIFTLCQDDEERKAFIRLIAQEVKKAEVETRIILTIRGDFLNRCADYREIITLINNIPPTSFIITPMSFAELEEAIEKPAKLHGVIFERGLVSQISADVVNRPGVLPILQYALKELWRVCIEEPDSPEPLLTRKGYEEIGGVKGALDKRATILYESLTTIDQAFARCLFMELVQLGEAGEVTRRRASWDRLEVVADSSQQLQRVVGLLAGSQQRLIITDQNTVEVAHEALLSEWKLLNTWITENLENIRLSRSLEEDCQEWVQRFNKSDDALLTGANLAVLSEWVNKTQPRLTPLESEFLHKSLERRDRQNQAELEQAKKLQREAEAKAKAESQRTRFAIASAILVAVCGGLGSFAWQLSTKNSLKDKIASGALIASPELLLQTGNQLDAMIASVQVLKQFQDLGIDNADALNRLKLVIDKVQEHNRLEGHTDSVTSVSVSPTENLIVSGSKDKTVKLWRFDGTLVKTMTHDAAVYSVNFSPDGQYIVSGGDDKKVKLWKKDGTFLDSVTEDQNIYFVNFSPDNKIISTTVDGTVKLWKYNSSKIIQKPYKTILENGKNKVWSAEFSNNNIGENIVTAADDGNIRIFTKDGTLVATLPAHIATATYAAFGLNNDTIISSSYDDTVKMWQEKNNKQWSEIKRVKANNPYKVTFSPNYKIIAATSIDGNIQLWKDAQLTQQYFIGRHLDKINDLSFSKDSKWIVTASRDQTLRIWSLDSQPQDTSQANTASLLKKGCSWLSEYLNNNDKAHQKYVNVRQICEMPKTRKI; encoded by the coding sequence ATGGCACGATATGCGCTTGTTATTGGCATCGCCGAGTATCTCAGCCCTTCATTACCACGTTTGTCGAAGACTACAAATGATGCTGAAGCGATCGCACAACTCCTAGAGCAATATGGTGATTTCCAGTCTGTGCAAAGACTACCACAGCGCTGGAATAAAGATAAAAACGGCTATGAAATGGGAGCGCAAAAAGTTACTGGCGCTCAACTTGGGCAAGATTTGAGAACTTTTTTACTAGAGCAAGCTACTAATAATGAAGCGTTGATTTATTTTAGCGGACATGGTTTTACCATTTCCGACAATTTGGGACAACAAAAGGGATATTTGGCAAGTTCCGATTGTCAAATTGAATTTAAGGATAACGAAAATGTTGAACAAAAATATGGTATTCCCCTGAATAGCCTTAACGACTTAATTCGAGATTCGCAATTGAGTAGTTTAGTGATGCTACTCGATTGCTGTCATAGCGGCTATTTCTTAGAAAGACAATTAATAGAAAGAACTCTTAACGCTTTCAGTTCGCAAAAGGATTATTACTTAATTACAGCTTGTCGGGGCTTTGAACGTGCTGGAGTAATTAAAACTGAAGAATACAGCATTTTCACAGGTGCAGTTGTTAAGGGATTGGCGGCTGAAAATGCAGGTAATAGTAGGCGAATTAGTGGCGATCGCTTGTTTGATTTTGTCAGCAACGAGCTTAAAGGTTCCGTACAGGAGCCGATTCGCATGGGTTGGGGACGTTCGATTACTTTAGTAACTTATCCCCAATTAGATATTCCCACAGGAGAAAAAATTGCTTTCAATCAGGAAAATCCTTATCGAGGACTTTATGCTTTTGAATCAGAGCAAGCGCAATATTTTTGTGGACGAGATGAAGCGGTTCGCACATTAATTTCACGTTTAGCAGAGAGTCGATTTTTGGCTGTAATTGGCTATTCAGGTAGTGGTAAATCTTCCTTAGTAAAAGCGGGTTTGTTACCGCAACTGAAAGGCGATCGCCTTCCTGGAAGCAGTGAATGGGCGATCGCATCTTTTACACCAGGAGAACATCCATTAGGTAAATTAGTTAACATTTTAGCTCGACAACTACAGCAAAATCAGCCACATCTATTATTTATCGATCAATTTGAAGAAATATTTACCCTGTGTCAAGACGATGAGGAACGCAAAGCTTTTATCCGCTTAATAGCACAGGAAGTAAAAAAGGCTGAGGTAGAAACGCGGATAATTTTGACAATTCGCGGTGATTTCTTAAATCGTTGTGCTGACTATCGAGAAATTATTACTCTCATTAATAATATTCCTCCCACATCATTCATCATCACACCGATGTCTTTTGCTGAGTTAGAAGAAGCGATAGAAAAACCAGCAAAATTACATGGCGTAATATTTGAGCGTGGTTTAGTTTCACAAATTTCCGCCGATGTAGTCAACCGTCCTGGTGTATTACCCATACTGCAATATGCGCTTAAAGAGTTGTGGCGAGTTTGCATTGAAGAACCTGATTCGCCAGAACCGCTTTTAACTCGCAAAGGCTATGAAGAAATTGGTGGAGTTAAAGGAGCTTTAGACAAACGAGCGACAATTTTGTATGAAAGTTTAACAACTATAGATCAAGCCTTTGCGCGTTGCTTGTTTATGGAATTGGTGCAGTTAGGTGAAGCTGGAGAAGTGACGCGGCGGCGTGCTAGCTGGGATAGATTAGAAGTAGTTGCAGATTCTTCACAACAACTGCAAAGGGTTGTAGGATTACTGGCAGGTTCTCAACAAAGGTTAATTATCACCGATCAAAATACTGTAGAAGTTGCTCATGAAGCACTTTTATCTGAGTGGAAATTATTAAATACTTGGATTACTGAAAATCTGGAGAATATTCGTCTGAGTCGTTCTTTAGAGGAAGATTGCCAAGAATGGGTACAAAGATTTAATAAATCGGATGATGCACTGTTGACTGGTGCAAACTTGGCTGTATTGTCTGAGTGGGTGAATAAGACTCAGCCAAGACTTACGCCATTAGAATCAGAATTTTTACATAAGAGTTTGGAAAGACGCGATCGCCAAAATCAGGCAGAATTAGAGCAAGCAAAAAAACTCCAACGAGAAGCAGAAGCCAAAGCCAAAGCTGAATCACAGAGAACTAGATTTGCGATCGCTTCTGCAATACTTGTAGCTGTATGTGGGGGATTAGGATCGTTTGCATGGCAACTTAGCACTAAGAATAGCCTGAAGGATAAGATCGCTTCTGGAGCATTAATTGCATCGCCTGAGCTCCTTTTGCAAACAGGGAATCAGCTTGATGCGATGATAGCAAGTGTACAAGTACTCAAGCAATTTCAAGATTTAGGTATAGACAATGCTGACGCACTTAATCGACTTAAATTAGTGATAGATAAAGTGCAAGAACACAATCGTTTAGAGGGACATACAGATTCTGTTACCAGTGTAAGTGTTAGTCCTACAGAAAACCTTATTGTTTCTGGAAGTAAAGATAAAACTGTGAAACTTTGGAGGTTTGATGGCACTCTGGTTAAAACTATGACACATGATGCTGCTGTCTATAGTGTAAATTTTAGTCCTGATGGTCAGTATATAGTCTCTGGTGGTGATGATAAAAAAGTTAAGCTCTGGAAGAAAGATGGTACTTTCCTTGATTCGGTTACAGAAGATCAAAATATCTATTTTGTCAATTTCAGTCCTGATAATAAAATAATTTCTACTACGGTAGATGGGACTGTAAAATTATGGAAATATAACTCATCCAAAATTATACAAAAGCCTTATAAAACTATACTAGAAAATGGCAAAAACAAAGTTTGGAGCGCAGAATTTAGTAATAATAATATTGGTGAAAATATTGTCACTGCTGCCGATGATGGAAACATTAGAATATTCACCAAAGATGGCACTCTTGTTGCTACTTTACCAGCACATATTGCAACAGCAACTTATGCAGCTTTTGGTCTGAATAACGATACTATCATTTCCTCTAGCTACGATGATACAGTTAAAATGTGGCAAGAAAAAAACAACAAACAATGGTCAGAGATAAAAAGAGTGAAGGCTAACAATCCCTACAAGGTTACATTTAGCCCAAACTATAAAATTATTGCTGCTACTAGTATTGATGGAAATATCCAACTATGGAAAGATGCTCAACTCACTCAACAATATTTTATAGGAAGACACCTAGATAAAATAAATGATTTGAGCTTTAGCAAAGATAGTAAATGGATTGTCACTGCTAGTCGTGACCAAACTCTAAGGATATGGAGCTTAGATTCCCAGCCTCAAGATACATCACAAGCAAACACTGCTAGTTTATTAAAAAAAGGCTGTAGTTGGCTATCGGAATATTTAAATAATAATGATAAGGCACACCAAAAATATGTTAATGTTCGTCAGATTTGTGAAATGCCAAAAACTAGAAAAATTTAA
- a CDS encoding CU044_2847 family protein, producing MSEVQQLFFQADGEIEQIEINVTATEITEEIEEDDDGIEYKDVRTDAIARMQQARQMIRSYTIYALSAFKDFNTAEIEEVKLTFGIKLGGKAGIPYITEGSAESNLQIEVKCKFTEKQKPDSQ from the coding sequence ATGTCAGAAGTACAGCAACTATTTTTCCAAGCAGACGGGGAGATTGAGCAGATTGAGATTAACGTCACAGCCACCGAAATAACCGAGGAAATTGAAGAGGACGACGATGGCATAGAATACAAGGATGTGCGAACAGATGCGATCGCTCGGATGCAACAAGCTCGCCAAATGATTCGCTCTTATACTATCTATGCTCTTAGTGCTTTTAAAGACTTTAATACTGCTGAGATTGAAGAGGTAAAACTTACATTTGGCATTAAGTTGGGTGGTAAAGCAGGCATTCCTTACATTACCGAAGGTTCAGCTGAAAGTAATCTGCAAATTGAGGTGAAGTGTAAGTTTACAGAAAAACAAAAACCTGATTCACAGTAA
- a CDS encoding S8 family peptidase — MRHEKLSPGLLLAFQDYQNEGDKALITHKRSLGIIAHKSPVKPSKSVVFIYCDPDADLSYLSQYNIEVNQNSGSVRTAFLPIESLDVLSEEDVIHRIKPSRKLHLRMDTAMETVKLPEFQNKTGLTGKGVIIGIIDSGIDPKHPAFAGRILHIWDQTLPGPGVTEGGYGAEFAGAQLTISQDTGGHGTHVAGIAAGADTNYSGVAPEAELVVVRSDLQDAHIADGVRYIFRVARELGRAAVVNLSLGGHADAHDGSDSLSKVIDAETGPGRIVCCAAGNEGNANIHGQATIPSGRTRGMRFNVPLNQIGIVWLNAWYSKDSELEVSVRSPNGFVTPFQKIITDGNAAQDYQLPDARVQLATPGPDQSNGDHNFFVQIRGIDPSPVMGGVWQLRVRNASSTDTCLNVWTLDDSSSVFFTGKSVKDALKIGSPGAASSAITVAAYTTKAKYTDIDNQVREMGLELHTISEFSSEGPLRNNAHKPDVAAPGAMIVSTLSADASFDRSSMINSKFVVMAGTSMATPFVTGLVALLLQRDPKLDPAAVKDLLRKNSTIPRKPAGTFDDKWGYGVINALNL; from the coding sequence ATGAGGCACGAAAAACTTTCTCCCGGACTACTTTTGGCATTTCAAGACTATCAAAATGAAGGAGATAAAGCTTTAATTACACACAAGCGATCGCTTGGCATCATTGCCCACAAAAGCCCAGTCAAGCCTAGCAAGAGCGTCGTTTTTATCTACTGCGACCCTGATGCAGACTTAAGTTACCTATCACAATATAATATAGAAGTCAATCAAAACTCTGGAAGTGTGCGGACAGCTTTTTTACCGATAGAGAGTTTAGATGTCTTATCTGAAGAAGATGTGATTCACCGAATTAAGCCATCACGCAAACTTCATTTGAGGATGGATACTGCAATGGAAACAGTCAAACTGCCGGAGTTCCAAAACAAAACCGGATTGACTGGCAAAGGAGTAATCATCGGCATTATAGATAGTGGCATTGATCCGAAACACCCCGCTTTTGCTGGACGAATTTTACACATTTGGGATCAAACACTGCCAGGGCCAGGAGTGACGGAGGGCGGCTATGGGGCTGAATTTGCGGGAGCGCAACTGACAATTTCTCAGGATACTGGCGGTCATGGTACTCACGTTGCAGGAATTGCCGCCGGTGCCGATACTAACTATAGCGGTGTCGCACCAGAAGCGGAATTAGTCGTCGTCAGGTCAGATTTACAGGATGCCCACATTGCTGATGGTGTGCGTTACATTTTCCGAGTTGCTAGAGAGTTGGGACGCGCAGCCGTGGTAAATCTCAGCTTGGGTGGACACGCTGATGCCCATGATGGTAGTGATTCCCTATCTAAAGTCATCGACGCGGAAACTGGCCCAGGAAGAATAGTTTGCTGTGCTGCGGGTAACGAAGGAAACGCTAACATTCATGGACAAGCGACAATACCCAGTGGACGCACTCGTGGTATGCGCTTTAATGTTCCTTTGAATCAAATAGGCATAGTTTGGTTAAACGCTTGGTATTCCAAAGACAGTGAGTTGGAAGTGTCTGTGCGAAGTCCTAACGGTTTTGTCACCCCCTTTCAAAAAATAATTACTGATGGTAATGCTGCACAAGATTACCAGTTACCAGATGCACGGGTACAATTAGCGACACCAGGGCCAGATCAATCCAACGGCGACCATAATTTCTTTGTGCAAATCCGGGGTATTGACCCCTCGCCAGTTATGGGAGGTGTTTGGCAGTTGCGAGTCCGCAACGCTTCTTCAACTGACACATGTTTGAATGTATGGACACTAGATGATAGTTCATCAGTATTTTTCACAGGTAAAAGTGTGAAAGATGCGCTCAAAATTGGTTCGCCAGGAGCTGCCAGCAGTGCAATTACAGTTGCCGCCTATACTACTAAAGCCAAATACACAGATATTGATAACCAAGTGCGAGAAATGGGCTTAGAATTACATACTATTTCGGAATTCAGTAGTGAAGGGCCTCTACGCAATAATGCACACAAGCCTGATGTAGCAGCACCAGGAGCAATGATTGTTTCCACCCTTTCCGCCGATGCCAGTTTTGACCGCTCATCGATGATTAATTCCAAGTTTGTGGTAATGGCGGGTACGAGTATGGCGACACCTTTCGTCACTGGGTTAGTGGCACTACTGTTGCAGCGCGATCCTAAACTCGATCCGGCTGCTGTGAAAGACTTGCTACGTAAAAATAGTACAATTCCTAGAAAACCTGCAGGCACATTTGATGACAAATGGGGTTATGGAGTGATTAACGCTTTAAATCTGTAA
- a CDS encoding glycoside hydrolase family 13 protein has translation MQIQTPDWVKHAVFYQIFPDRFARSKQPRKRLLQEARWEDWDSMPTLQGYKGGDLWGIMEDLDYIQNLGINAIYFTPIFQSASNHRYHTHDYYQVDPMLGGNEAFKELLDAAHQRNIKVVLDGVFNHSSRGFFFFHDVLENGPHSPWVNWFKIEGWPLAPYNGEFPANYGGWVGNRALPEFNHDNPEVREYIMEIAEYWIKFGIDGWRLDVPFEIKTPGFWQEFRDRVKAVNPEAYIVGEVWGDSREWLDGTQFDGVMNYLFAGPTIAFAAGDRVVLEQVQSRDYQPYPPLFAAEYATKIQEVLQLYPWEIQLTQLNLLASHDTARLMTIAGGDVASIELSTLLLLTFPGAPSIYYGDEVGLPGAIDPDSRRGFPLEAKWEREIFNTHRQLIALRHTYPALRTGDYQVLHAQGQLYIFARTLGTEELIITINAGTSSATANADIATLRTQPNKLLYGNAEVEWNSKGETQQLSLTVPARSGCILGVGGSE, from the coding sequence ATGCAAATTCAAACACCAGACTGGGTGAAGCACGCTGTTTTCTACCAAATCTTCCCAGATCGTTTTGCCAGAAGCAAACAGCCGCGCAAACGGTTATTGCAGGAAGCCCGTTGGGAAGATTGGGACTCTATGCCAACCCTCCAAGGCTATAAAGGCGGCGATTTATGGGGCATTATGGAGGATTTAGACTACATCCAGAATTTAGGGATTAACGCGATTTACTTCACACCCATTTTTCAATCCGCTAGCAATCATCGTTATCATACCCACGATTATTATCAAGTTGACCCGATGTTAGGGGGCAACGAAGCTTTTAAGGAATTACTCGATGCAGCCCATCAACGAAATATCAAAGTCGTTCTGGATGGGGTGTTTAACCATTCCAGTCGTGGTTTTTTCTTTTTCCACGACGTTTTAGAAAATGGCCCCCATTCGCCTTGGGTAAATTGGTTCAAAATAGAAGGCTGGCCCTTGGCACCATACAATGGTGAATTCCCTGCTAACTACGGGGGTTGGGTGGGAAATCGTGCCTTACCAGAATTTAACCACGACAATCCAGAAGTGCGAGAATACATTATGGAAATTGCCGAATATTGGATTAAATTCGGCATTGATGGTTGGCGATTGGATGTACCATTTGAAATTAAAACTCCTGGTTTTTGGCAGGAATTTCGCGATCGCGTTAAGGCAGTCAATCCCGAAGCTTACATTGTGGGCGAAGTGTGGGGAGATTCACGTGAGTGGCTAGATGGGACGCAATTTGACGGCGTGATGAATTATCTATTTGCTGGGCCGACAATTGCCTTTGCAGCAGGCGATCGCGTAGTCTTAGAACAAGTCCAAAGCCGCGATTATCAACCCTACCCACCCTTATTTGCTGCTGAGTATGCCACCAAAATTCAGGAAGTACTGCAACTTTACCCTTGGGAAATTCAGCTAACTCAACTCAATTTGTTAGCAAGTCACGATACAGCCCGATTGATGACCATTGCAGGCGGTGATGTAGCCAGCATAGAATTATCAACTTTACTACTACTTACCTTTCCCGGTGCCCCCAGCATCTACTATGGTGATGAAGTTGGTTTACCTGGTGCAATAGATCCCGACTCACGGCGTGGCTTTCCTTTAGAAGCCAAGTGGGAGCGAGAAATTTTCAATACTCATCGTCAATTAATTGCCCTCCGCCACACTTACCCAGCCTTGCGTACAGGTGATTACCAGGTTCTCCATGCTCAAGGACAACTTTATATCTTTGCGCGAACTTTAGGGACAGAGGAATTAATAATTACCATCAACGCTGGCACAAGTTCGGCAACAGCGAATGCAGATATCGCTACTTTGCGTACTCAACCCAACAAGCTTTTATATGGTAATGCTGAAGTTGAGTGGAATAGTAAAGGAGAAACTCAACAGTTGTCATTGACTGTTCCCGCACGCAGTGGCTGCATTCTGGGAGTGGGGGGTAGCGAGTAG
- a CDS encoding fasciclin domain-containing protein — translation MADLVETAIAAGNFNTLIKAAKAVNFIETLKSPGSFTLFAPTDEAFANLPEGTLDSLLQDIPKLQKIVAYHIASGDVRSDDLVQINEAQTLEGSIVAIESANGKFKVNNANVLKTDILTDNGVIHIIDAVLMPAMVAGK, via the coding sequence ATGGCTGACCTTGTGGAAACTGCGATCGCAGCGGGTAATTTCAATACCCTAATAAAGGCTGCTAAAGCTGTAAATTTCATCGAAACTTTGAAAAGCCCTGGTTCTTTCACGCTCTTTGCACCAACTGACGAAGCTTTTGCTAATCTGCCAGAGGGAACTTTAGACTCGCTACTACAAGATATCCCCAAGCTCCAGAAAATTGTGGCGTATCATATCGCTAGTGGGGATGTTAGGTCTGATGATTTGGTACAGATTAACGAGGCACAGACGCTTGAAGGTTCAATTGTCGCCATTGAATCTGCTAACGGTAAATTTAAGGTGAATAACGCCAATGTCCTGAAAACAGATATTTTAACAGACAATGGCGTGATCCATATCATTGATGCGGTGTTGATGCCTGCAATGGTGGCAGGAAAGTAA
- a CDS encoding DNA-directed RNA polymerase subunit omega, with protein MLKRSKFETTQSQIMHRAEELISAASNRYRITVQVANRAKRRRYEDFESNEDAMMKPVLRAIIEMSDELTQPEIIGEL; from the coding sequence ATGCTAAAGCGTTCTAAGTTCGAGACAACTCAATCTCAGATTATGCACCGTGCTGAGGAGCTGATTAGTGCAGCCTCAAATCGTTACCGCATTACGGTTCAGGTGGCAAATCGTGCTAAACGTCGGCGTTACGAAGACTTTGAAAGTAACGAAGATGCGATGATGAAGCCAGTGCTAAGGGCAATAATCGAAATGTCCGATGAATTGACTCAACCAGAAATTATCGGTGAACTATAA
- a CDS encoding DUF1818 family protein yields MERVVKTGSGWRIGWNPDTPEFKGLVGTDDWAIELTEAELNDFCRLLAQLADTMKQLATELMEEEKITCEAESDLLWMEVEGYPHDYSLRFILNTGRCVEGKWNASTVPDLLQASGMLKVF; encoded by the coding sequence ATGGAACGCGTTGTCAAAACCGGATCGGGTTGGCGTATTGGCTGGAACCCCGACACACCTGAGTTTAAAGGTTTAGTCGGAACAGATGATTGGGCAATTGAGTTAACCGAAGCCGAGTTAAATGATTTTTGTCGTCTACTAGCACAGCTAGCAGACACCATGAAGCAACTCGCAACTGAATTGATGGAAGAGGAAAAAATTACTTGTGAAGCCGAAAGCGATTTATTATGGATGGAAGTGGAAGGCTATCCTCATGATTACAGTCTGCGTTTCATATTGAATACAGGGCGATGTGTAGAAGGTAAATGGAATGCTTCTACTGTTCCAGATTTACTGCAAGCTAGTGGGATGCTTAAGGTTTTTTAA
- a CDS encoding histidine triad nucleotide-binding protein: MSESTETIFSKIISREIPADIVYEDNLALAFKDIHPQAPVHILIIPKKTIATLADTESEDHALLGHLLLTAKRVAQEAGLKNGYRVVINAGDDGGQTVDHLHLHILGGRQLDWPPG, encoded by the coding sequence ATGAGTGAAAGTACAGAAACGATTTTCAGCAAAATCATTAGTCGGGAAATTCCCGCTGATATTGTTTATGAGGATAATTTAGCCCTGGCATTTAAAGATATCCATCCCCAAGCGCCCGTTCACATCCTGATCATTCCCAAAAAAACCATTGCTACACTAGCTGACACTGAATCTGAGGATCATGCTCTGTTGGGGCATCTTTTATTAACTGCTAAACGTGTTGCCCAAGAAGCTGGACTAAAAAATGGTTATCGAGTTGTCATCAATGCTGGTGATGACGGCGGTCAAACAGTCGATCATTTACATTTGCATATTTTAGGAGGACGGCAGTTGGATTGGCCCCCTGGTTGA